DNA sequence from the Anoplopoma fimbria isolate UVic2021 breed Golden Eagle Sablefish unplaced genomic scaffold, Afim_UVic_2022 Un_contig_8133_pilon_pilon, whole genome shotgun sequence genome:
AAATTGATCATTGCTTTCCAACTTCCGTGAGCAAACAACAAAGCAACAGTTTTTTCtgcataacattttattatacaaaTCATTTCTAGGTAATGATTGTCACTCAGATTTGAATTGGAGAATATAAGTGACAGAATGGCCAATACGTATCCCTACAAAGGAATTACATTCAATATTACTGATCTTTATACAATTGAATTTGTATAAGTTTGTGGTCTGCCGCTTTGAAGCCTTGAATTTGCCGCTTTAGGCCTTCACCATATTGTTTTTTGGCTgtcacaatgttgttgtttttgcagccaGAGATGACAAgggagggtggagctaagtacaacccaacgctgaataagacattttaggcGATCAAAAGGGCTACAATTACATTTCATGAGCttgaaaaacacactgagaaaggtttaaagttgtttgaacaaaaacagGCACAACTCCAAAACCGGAAAACTAGATGGTAGCCACAACGTGAAGCATAACCTGCTTCATGGTTTGTTTGACTCTGAATGGAACCAtcatttactgaatgaacatcatgctgtattgaagaagacttgaaacaagcaattgagaccataatgtttacaatgttaactgaggtaCCTGATTTCTCACCTTGATATCAAAGAACAGAATTGGATGTGACGGAATCTCCCCTCAGGTTTTCTGCTGACTGATATTGTCGGAGACTGCTGATTCAGCAGGCTAACACTTaggttagctaacgttagctcgcTACAATACATTATATTGTGTTGGGACCTAAGACAAAATGTGCATTGCATAGACGATGGCTATCTGTCGGTTTTCACTCTGCATTCTTAAATGCTGCACACCATTTCTGAGCTGGGTTTTGACGTTAGTCtataataagaaatatttaGGTCTACTTTTTTGATGTCACACAGTAGATTTATAGAAAGCATGTTAAAGTTTGACAGTGGACTTGAACCTGTAAGACAATACGGGGCATCCAGCAGTAACCGTCAGCTGCAAGGCGTCTATTGTTTTCACCCTGAGAGTCTGAGCGTGTCATCAAggcaaaatgtggtcctggagacaccaACTGAAGggggaactaccacagagggGCGGTTGTAGTACTTTGCCATCTGTTAGTATgcctgtggacagattttgtgacCTGAATAGCGTCGTAACTGTGCATTCAGGAAACTTTACAGATGTGTAGTTGTGATCAAACGGAAGCTCAAGCTCAAAGATGGGCGCAGTCTGAGAAAGGGGGGTGAAGAGGCCATTTCCACCTCACACTTTACAGCTACATGGCCTGATTTGGTGTTGCGCTTGGTTTGATCCCATCCTTAGATGTTTTATAGTAatggttgtggttttgttttagACTCTCTACACCCTAGAAGTATTGATGGCTGAATAGGTGCTGAAGTCAGAACTCtgggttttcttcttctttggtctCTGTGATGCCTGGCGGATTTCCAGCGCAGCATAACACACATCTTCATCCTAAAATTGACATTTGTTGTTTAGAATCGTGATCGTGTACTGATTTATTACCATGACTCAGTATATTTTACTGTTACACCTACCTGATGCGGGCTTGTTTCAGGTCTTCTCTGATCAGCTTGAAGGTCTTTAGCTGCAAAAATTCAATACAACATCACTACAGACAACATGGTGCATCCTAACTCAAACACAGATTGAAAAAAGAGACATGTCTGTTCTTTGTGATAAAAATTCATCTTGTAGATTATCATGGGTATTTCTGACATTTAGCTCataaggagagaaaaacagtggTTACCTTTTTTCCGACAGAGATGATACaccagaagagaggagaggagagaggagagaacagcaAAAGCTGGACAAAGGGAGAACAGCAGAATGCAACATTCACCACAGTCTCGTGGAGTCTCATGGTGAGGCTCAATGGAGtctaaatcaaaaacaaagttgtgtCAGTTAGCTTCATTAAACCCTGATCTcaccaaaatgttaaaactaaattttgttataatttcataataataaaagttcTTTGCTTGTTGAAATAAGTTTTATAGCTGTTTCATAACCCCTGGAACCTAGAGCCccaagaataaaaacactgttggaCTTGAATTATATTCAGTGAAGTTTGTTGACAACTCAAGTTTTCATTGAGCAGAGCAAAACATTATACTGCATCGACATTACTTTTTGTTCTGCCAAGATGTTCAGATCTTTCAGAATGAAGTGCAAAGTGCAACCTTTAACTTTGATGGAGCGTcagattcaaaatgtaaaatgttcacAAAGCCTACTATGCGTCAAAATACATATGGAAATTCACATTTAAGGATGACTTACAACCCTTAAGATACATGCGCTCTCAGATTTGagaatataattatttgtatacACCATTATATTGTTTCACCGCTGTTGACACCCATAACCTTCCTCTAGGATTTCATGATAGTTCACCTTTTTGATCGTTAATATAAGTATATCTGGGGCCTGCAAACATTTTCCTATAGTATGCTAATCATTTAGTCAAATTATACATTCAATGCAGTCACACATAGATCTTACAGGAACAAAGTCAGGCCAGCATACTCACTGAATAGGATCCTTGTGGTGACGTTGCCATATCTGTAATCCATTTTGCGATTAATGTATTCTGCATTCTCCACTGTTGTCTGTTCAGTTCCACAGTAGTAGAAGCCCTCATCAGAATCAGTGATGTTCAGGATCAGCAGGTCATAGGATTCAGAAGAATAGTTTATCACCAAATGAAAACGAGGGGGAAGTTTCAGTTGATACCTATTGTCAGTGAAGTCTTCGGATTCTGGTAATGGTCTTGATCTAAGGACAAGAGAAGGCTGGTTCtcatgagagcagttcctgTACCACACTATGTATACTCCACTTGATAATGTACAGTCGCAGTAGAGAGTGATGTTTTCTCCTGGTCTGACCGTTTTCTCCAACACTGATCCAGAAATCAAATCATGACCGTGGGATGCAACTCCTGGAATACAAACACAATAGTAGAAGCAGATTGAAATGTGCGCAGTGTTCACATTACAACAGGTGTAGTTTCCTgctcaacacaacaacaatgagaATGTATATGAATTATTCTCATATTGCAAGCTAACAATTGTAATCAAAATTTGTCTCAAAAGACTCACCTAGGAGAGCGACCAGAAAAATGTGCAGGTTCTCCATGTGTGATGATGACCGAGAGTTAGAAGACAGCGAAACATTCTTTCTCAAAGATATCATGCCCCCTGCAGACGTTTCTGTCAAAGGAAGTATACgatgtgattggccagtctagtggaacattttcttctgtggttgttttctATTGGTGTAAAGTCATGTAGCAGTCTGGGCTTGTTTCCCATACGTGATCactaaaaaacagacacaataaGATAAACCACACTACGCCCCAGCATCTAACTGAGGTGTTGCCATTACATGGTAGATTCCGACCTTGTAATACTTGCAGTAGTGCCTTTGTAGGACTTGCAGTATTCTGATGGTTATCAAAGACTTGGAGGCTCTTATGAATAAGGAAGAGAAGTAGACAGTGTACAGTGGGCAGAAACTTCCAATTCCAACAAGTTGTCATATAGACCATTTTTACAACCGTCAACgtcataaaaaatacacatgcgCATGTTTGGAACAGAAGTGGCATTTTGCCCCAGCCAAGAATTTGCAAGCTGaattaaaacttttaacagtgtcaaaatgtctggttgttgcatgtTCAGTTGGCAGAATCGATATTCCAACAGCAGACTCAAGACTCAAGACTCAAAAACGCTCACGTTTGTAGGACCCATTCAAAAACTCTGAGTTTATGTCGTATAGTGGTGTAACAGTCAACTTTGGGTTCGGCAAACATCTGAACCGCGGTTTGATCAAAGGTTTTAACCAACatagtgtgaaataaatgatcgcccgatattcagtaaaaatatcaGGAGATCGTATTATGACATTACTGCTTTCTAGTTGCtgatatttgatcatttacatTATGAACagcaaatctgtgttgaaacaGATTTACATACAGAAGTTCCATTGAGATATGGCTCATCAACAATGGGTATTGGTggcatctctaaaagttatttttgctccctttttttcctgctgatcCGAAACTGTGACTCAAAACCGTTACACGACTCAAACCGTGAGTTTTGTGATCCATTGCACCCCTAAtggcattttgttgtttgatgttCTGTACATGAGCACAGATAACAAAGATGTAAGCATCTAGTGACTTGTAGGCTTCTCGCTGGTGTAACGTTACACACTATGTTTCTCCaccaaatacatgtatatatctGGCCACGAAATATCTGGGACCGTGCTATTGTATTCTACCTACTAGCACACGGATATGTAAAGTTAATTTGTTCTGCTTTCATTCATGATTTGTGGTTGTCGATGTCTTTGCATACCCTGAGAAACTATAGCTCTCCGTCGTACTTCAGTGGCCAAACGGCGTGCTTACGTTCGTCATTACTGTTTACTATATGTAAAAGGATCTAGTAGAATAGGTCAACTATCACTGACTACCAAAAAGACCTACAGTTTATGGCTCttccaaaaaaaatcattcagtTTCAGCATTTTCTGATCTGCCAAattcaacaacaaatacaacctCTTCCGTAGAAGATTTCCTCCCAGGAAAACCGTCATCAtctgttttttcagaaaagGGCCACAAAAAGTTATTTCGTAGGTTTGATGTattcaaacacaacaacatgagAAGTATGTTTGGCTACACTTTCACAGTTTCTGACAGCACATATCATCTCAGAGGACTTATGAGGTGAGGTGAACAATACACAGAGTGTCAAAGCTTCATGGTGGGAACCACCAAACACACTTGTCTTTTGACACAGTGTAATAGCACTGATACAGTGGTTGCTGTGATGCAGCTATGTGCGTGCGTGTCTACACATTGCTGTATTGATGTCCAAACTTAAAGGTGTGATGCCGTGCTGCCTTTGGTGCTCTGTTGTTTTACTCACCACATATAAGCTGTTCAGTGCGACTGTATGAGAACAAAACCTGTCTTTGATGAAGGTCAATTTTTTCCATCTCCTGTGgcaagaaacatttatttttagactAAATTGCAGTATAGCACCTTTTAACTTGTTTCCAGGTCAGCCTGCTGCAGCAGTTTGACACTTTCACCAACGAGAATAGATCTGATATCTAATTTGCAAATAGATGCCCGCTGAACATCACTTTAAATAGTGCCTTTTGTAGGAATAACAGTGTTTTTGGTCAGCATTTTCTTATAGACATAGATTTTTGGATGCATATGTAACAGAAGTTTACAACACTcaaattatttgtaaaacaaaacacagcagaacacCGACACCTTCATCAGGGTTACTGGTCTGCAGCTTCCAGCTGTCTGCGTGTTGAGTTCTGCAGTTGTACGAGGGCTTTGTCACTGTGGGTTTCCTGCCAAGCTTTACTGATCAAATGGACTACATATTGTTTTAATCAGCAATCACATTATGTAGTGATATGTCACATGCATAAATTAATGTAAATTTATATTAAGGAGGTAGCCTTCTAATgatatttgttaatattttgtttttattagcgCACAACTTGTAAACAAGAATGAAGCAAGTGCAAAAAAGTATGAAactcattacattttctacatgtAAAATGGTACAGCTAtttcttatatttcattttaactaaTCAGAAATAAAAGCAAGGTACAATGCTTTAGCTTAACATGCGACAAAGTtagaaaagtacattttaaacagtttctaaaaatgtatctatatgtaagtttgaaaaaaaaagagaccattGCTGTCTGGTTGATTATAAGCCTGATAACAGATTGGCCCAAAAGCCTGCACCCACTTGCTTGAGGCGTTTCTTAAACCACAGGACAACAAACAAGAGGAAGTGGAAATCATTTCACTCTATTTGGTTTTCTGCTTGAGTAAAGCAGGCGTGCTTGTGCCGTCCACCCTCTGCCTATTGGCGTGTTTGTCCATCCTTAGCCCGGAACACAACTCGTGTGAAACACGCGTCTTCATCCTGAGAGACAATTTGACATTTGTTATTAAGAAGTATTATGTTCACCTGTTGTGCTGTCATATCAAaagatgtgtgactgtgacacgTTAAGACAACTGCAAAGAAGAGATGGCTGCTAAATGTGTGAGATGCTGAGTAGCACCTAATGTACTTAACATAGACTCATTAAAGTTTCTTATTCTCACTGTTCATTACCTGATCCCGTCTCGTTTGTCCCCTGGTGTCTGGTCTTTCCTGGAGAACTTGAGATTCTTTGTCTGCGAAAATGAATACAACATGATTACAGCATAGCTACTGCTTCCTTGCAAATAATGTGATATAATAACAGCTTGCCTACatgtttaaattattgatttaacataatttaCTTTGAAACAAAATTTGGGACAACAACTGTGAAACTACACCTGTTTCCTGACAGAAGtgataaaccaaaataaaggaGATGACGGAGGAGAGAATAGTGAAGGCTATAGTGAACACCATCCAGGGCTCAGCAAACACAGGGCTTGGGTCAGCCACACTGAGGTGAGGGCTGGAATCTGGAACATAAACATATGTGGTTTATTTTCCtgcattcattaaaacatttaacaatatgTGCAACAGTGTTGACTGGTCAATAGGGGCAGTTGGGGTTATGCCAGAAATTCACTTAAAAAAGCTTTGGTGAGTGGAAGCTTTTCTGCTGCTGGTCTGCACAATTGCCATATTGTTAAAGTTGTTGTAATAAGATTGATGATGGATATTTCTAAAAAGTTGTCTGTGCACTGCGTTGTGGCCCTCAGTATAGGGCTCGAGCTCTTCACTGATTGCCCTGAAGGCTCATTTGTCTGGTGATTGGTTGTGTCGGTTGATGAAGACGGAATATTTCATTCTAAGTTTAGGCTTGTTGCAGCGATTATGTTACTTGTGTAATTGCTTTActtctctctactctctctctctctttctcactctctctctctctctctctctctctctctctctctctctctctctctctctctgtgtgcatgtgtacaaGACCTTTCCACTCTGTTGCTAAATGCATTTTGTGCAGCCATGCATGCTTTGGACTCatgacgtttaaaaaaaaacacagtagcAAAAGATAGTTCTATAGTTTTCCTGGTATGTAGATTAACTATTGAAGTGCAGctcaaatgcattgtttttcaaaaaactgaagatgcataaaaatatcatagtggaaaatattgcactttaaaaacaacCCATATAAAACCCAATCGGTCTCTTTGGAATCGGAATGAATCATGTATATAATTTAAGAATAATGACTGTATATCTCTGGATTcaattaacaacaaaacattatacTGCATCGACATTACTTTTTGTTCTGCCAAGATGTTCAGATTTTTCAGAATGAAGTGCAAAGTGCAACCTTTAACTTTGATGGAGCGTcagattcaaaatgtaaaatgttcacAAAGCCTACTATGCGTCAAAATACATATGGAAATTCACATTTAAGGATGACTTACAACCCTTAAGATACATGCGCTCTCAGATTTGagaatataattatttgtatacACCATTATATTGTTTCACCGCTGTTGACACCCATAACCTTCCTCTAGGATTTCATGATAGTTCACCTTTTTGATCGTTAATATAAGTATATCTGGGGCCTGCAAACATTTTCCTATAGTATGCTAATCATTTAGTCAAATTATACATTCAATGCAGTCACACATAGATCTTACAGGAACAAAGTCAGGCCAGTATACTCACTGAATAGGATCCTTGTGGTGACGTTGCCATATCTGTAATCTATTTTGCGTTTAATGTATTCTGCATTCTCCACTGTTGTCTGTTCAGTTCCACAGTAGTAGAAGCCCTCATCAGAATCAGTGATGTTCAGGATCAGCAGGTCATAGGATTCAGAAGAATAGTTTCTCCCCAAATGAAAACGAGGGGGAAGTTTCGGTTGAAAACTATTTGAATCGTCTAAGGATGATGTTAATGGTCTTGATCTAAGGACAAGAGAAGGCTGGTTCTCATGAGAACAGTTCCGGTACCACATTATGTATACTCCACTTGATAATGTACAGTCGCAGTAGAGAGTGATGTTTTCTCCTGGTCTGACCGTTTTCTCCAACACTGATCCAGAAATCAAATCATGACCGTGGGATGCAACTCCTGGAATACAAACACAATAGTAGAAGCAGATTGAAATGTGCGCAGTGTTCACATTACAACAGGTGCAGTTTCCTGctcaacacaacaacagtgaGAATGCATATGAATTATTCTCATCTTGCAAGCTAACAATTGTAATCAAAATTTGTCTCAAAAGACTCACCTAGGAGAGCGACCAGAAAAATGTGCAGGTTCTCCATGTGTGATGATGACCGAGAGTTAGAAGACAGCGAAACATTCTTTCTCAAAGATATCATGCCCCCTGCAGACGTTTCTGTCAAAGGAAGTATACgatgtgattggccagtctagtggaacattttcttctgtggttgttttctATTGGTGTAAAGTCATGTAGCAGTCTGGGCTTGTTTCCCATACGTGATCactaaaaacagacacaatcaGATAAACCACACTACGCCCCAGCATCTAACTGAGGTGTTGCCATTACATGGTAGATTCCGACCTTGTAATACTTGCAGTAGTGCCTTTGTAGGACTTGCAGTATTCTGATGGTTATCAAAGACTTGGAGGCTCTTATGAATAAGGAAGAGAAGTAGACAGTGTACAGTGGGCAGAAACTTCCAATTCCAACAAGTTGTCATATAGACCATTTTTACAACCGTCAACgtcataaaaaatacacatgcgCATGTTTGGAACAGAAGTGGCATTTTGCCCCAGCCAAGAATTTGCAAGCTGaattaaaacttttaacagtgtcaaaatgtctggttgttgcatgtTCAGTTGGCAGAATCGATATTCCAACAGCAGACTCAAGACTCAAGACTCAAAAACGCTCACGTTTGTAGGACCCATTCAAAAACTCTGAGTTTATGTCGTATAGTGGTGTAACAGTCAACTTTGGGTTCGGCAAACATCTGAACCGCGGTTTGATCAAAGGTTTTAACCAACatagtgtgaaataaatgatcgcccgatattcagtaaaaatatcaCCACATATAAGCTGTTCAGTGCGACTGTATGAGAACAAAACCTGTCTTTGATGAAGGTCAATTTTTTCCATCTCCTGTGgcaagaaacatttatttttagactAAATTGCAGTATAGCACCTTTTAACTTGTTTCCAGGTCAGCCTGCTGCAGCAGTTTGACACTTTCACCAACGAGAATAGATCTGATATCTAATTTGCAAATAGATGCCCGCTGAACATCACTTTAAATAGTGCCTTTTGTAGGAATAACAGTGTTTTTGGTCAGCATTTTCTTATAGACATAGATTTTTGGATGCATATGTAACAGAAGTTTACAACACTcaaattatttgtaaaacaaaacacagcagaacacCGACACCTTCATCAGGGTTACTGGTCTGCAGCTTCCAGCTGTCTGCGTGTTGAGTTCTGCAGTTGTACGAGGGGTTTGTCACTGTGGGTTTCCTGCCAAGCTGTACTGATCAAATGGACTACATATTGTTTTAATCAGCAATCACATTATGTAGTGATATGTCACATGCATAAATTAATGTAAATTTATATTAAGGAGGTAGCCTTTTAATgatatttgttaatattttgtttttattagcgCACAACTTGTAAACAAGAATGAAGCAAGTGCAAAAAAGTATGAAactcattacattttctacatgtAAAATGGTACAGCTAtttcttatatttcattttaactaaTCAGAAATAAAAGCAAGGTACAATGCTTTAGCTTAACTTGCGACAAAGTtagaaaagtacattttaaacagtttctaaaaatgtatctatatgtaagtttgaaaaaaaaagagaccattGCTGTCTGGTTGATTATAAGCCTGATAACAGATTGGCCCAAAAGCCTGCACCCACTTGCTTGAGGCGTTTCTTAAACCACAGGACAACAAACAAGAGGAAGTGGAAATCATTTCACTCTATTTGGTTTTCTGCTTGAGTAAAGCAGGCGTGCTTGTGCCGTCCACCCTCTGCCTATTGGCGTGTTTGTCCATCCTTAGCCCGGAACACAACTCGTGTGAAACACGCGTCTTCATCCTGAGAGACAATTTGACATTTGTTATTAAGAAGTATTATGTTCACCTGTTGTGCTGTCATATCAAaagatgtgtgactgtgacacgTTAAGACAACTGCAAAGAAGAGATGGCTGCTAAATGTGTGAGATGCTGAGTAGCACCTAATGTACTTAACATAGACTCATTAAAGTTTCTTATTCTCACTGTTCATTACCTGATCCCGTCTCGTTTGTCCCCTGGTGTCTGGTCTTTCCTGGAGAACTTGAGATTCTTTGTCTGCGAAAATGAATACAACATGATTACAGCATAGCTACTGCTTCCTTGCAAATAATGTGATATAATAACAGCTTGCCTACatgtttaaattattgatttaacataatttaCTTTGAAACAAAATTTGGGACAACAACTGTGAAACTACACCTGTTTCCTGACAGAAGtgataaaccaaaataaaggaGATGACGGAGGAGAGAATAGTGAAGGCTATAGTGAACACCATCCAGGGCTCAGCAAACACAGGGCTTGGGTCAGCCACACTGAGGTGAGGGCTGGAATCTGGAACATAAACATATGTGGTTTATTTTCCtgcattcattaaaacatttaacaatatgTGCAACAGTGTTGACTGGTCAATAGGGGCAGTTGGGGTTATGCCAGAAATTCACTTAAAAAAGCTTTGGTGAGTGGAAGCTTTTCTGCTGCTGGTCTGCACAATTGCCATATTGTTAAAGTTGTTGTAATAAGATTGATGATGGATATTTCTAAAAAGTTGTCTGTGCACTGCGTTGTGGCCCTCAGTATAGGGCTCGAGCTCTTCACTGATTGCCCTGAAGGCTCATTTGTCTGGTGATTGGTTGTGTCGGTTGATGAAGACGGAATATTTCATTCTAAGTTTAGGCTTGTTGCAGCGATTATGTTACTTGTGTAATTGCTTTCACacactcccctctctctcacatactctctctctctctctctctctctctctgtgtgcatgtgtacaaGACCTTTCCACTCTGttgttaaatgcattttgtgcAGCCATGCATGCTTTGGACTCatgacgtttaaaaaaaaacacagtagcAAAAGATAGTTCTATAGTTTTCCTGGTATGTAGATTAACTATTGAAGTGCAGctcaaatgcattgtttttccaaaaactgAAGatgcataaaaatatcatagtggaaaatattgcactttaaaaacaacCCATATAAAACCCAATCGGTCTCTTTGGAATCGGAATGAATCATGTATATAATTTAAGAATAATGACTGTATATCTCTGGATTcaattaacaacaaaacattatacTGCATCGACATTACTTTTTGTTCTGCCAAGATGTTCAGATCTTTCAGAATGAAGTGCAAAGTGCAACCTTTAACTTTGATGGAGCGTcagattcaaaatgtaaaatgttcacAAAGCCTACTATGCGTCAAAATACATATGGAAATGCACATTTAAGGATGACTTACAACCCTTAAGATACATGCGCTCTCAGATTTGagaatataattatttgtatacACCATTATATTGTTTCACCGCTGTTGACACCCATAACCTTCCTCCAGGATTTCATGATGGTTCACCTTTTTGATCGTTAATATAAGTATATCTGGGGCCTGCAAACATTTTCCTATAGTATGCTAATCATTTAGTCAAATTATACATTCAATGCAGTCACACATAGATCTTACAGGAACAAAGTCTGGCCAGCATACTTACTGAATAGGATCCTTGTGGTGACGTTGCCATATCTGTAatctattttgtgtttaatgtatcCTTCATTCTCCACTGTTGGCTGTTCAGTTCCACAGTAGTAGAAGCCCTCATCAGAATCAGTGATGTTCAGGATCAGCAGGTCATAGGATTCAGAAGAATAGTTTCTCCCAAATGAAAACGAGGGGAAGTTTCAGTTGAAAACTATTTTCGTTGGCGTCTAAGGATGATTTTAATGGACTTGTGCTAAGGACAAGAGAAGGCTGGTTCTCATGAGAACAGTTCCTGTACCACACTATGTATACTCCACTTGATAATGTACAGTCGCAGTAGAGAGTGATGTTTTCTCCTGGTCTGACCGTTTTCTCCAACACTGATCCAGAAATCAAATCATGACCGTGGGATGCAACTCCTGGAATACAAACACAATAGTAGAAGCAGATTGAAATGTGCGCAGTATTCACATTACAACAGGTGCAGTTTCCTGctcaacacaacaacagtgaGAATGTATATGAATTATTCTCATATTGCAAGCTAACAATTGTAATCAAAATTTGTCTCAAAAGACTCACCTAGGAGAGCGACCAGAAAAATGTGCAGGTTCTCCATGTGTGATGATGACCGAGAGTTAGAAGACAGCGAAACATTCTTTCTCAAAGATATCATGCCCCCTGCAGACGTTTCTGTCAAAGGAAGTATACgatgtgattggccagtctagtggaacattttcttctgtggttgttttctATTGGTGTAAAGTCATGTAGCAGTCTGGGCTTGTTTCCCATACGTGATCactaaaaaacagacacaatcaGATAAATCACACTACGCCCCAGCATCTAACTGAGGTGTTGCCATTACATGGTAGATTCCGACCTTGTAATACTTGCAGTAGTGCCTTTGTAGGACTTGCAGTATTCTGATGGTTATCAAAGACTTGGAGGCTCTTATGAATAAGGAAGAGAAGTAGACAGTGTACAGTGGGCAGAAACTTCCAATTCCAACAAGTTGTCATATAGACCATTTTTACAACCGTCAACgtcataaaaaatacacatgcgCATGTTTGGAACAGAAGTGGCATTTTGCCCCAGCCAAGAATTTGCAAGCTGaattaaaacttttaacagtgtcaaaatgtctggttgttgcatgtTCAGTTGGCAGAATCGATATTCCAACAGCAGACTCAAGACTCAAGACTCAAAAACGCTCACGTTTGTAGGACCCATTCAAAAACTCTGAGTTTATGTCGTATAGTGGTGTAACAGTCAACTTTGGGTTCGGCAAACATCTGAACCGCGGTTTGATCAAAGGTTTTAACCAACatagtgtgaaataaatgatcgcccgatattcagtaaaaatatcaGGAGATCGTATTATGACATTACTGCTTTCTAGTTGCtgatatttgatcatttacatTATGAACagcaaatctgtgttgaaacaGAT
Encoded proteins:
- the LOC129116255 gene encoding uncharacterized protein LOC129116255, whose amino-acid sequence is MISLRKNVSLSSNSRSSSHMENLHIFLVALLGVASHGHDLISGSVLEKTVRPGENITLYCDCTLSSGVYIVWYRNCSHENQPSLVLRSRPLPESEDFTDNRYQLKLPPRFHLVINYSSESYDLLILNITDSDEGFYYCGTEQTTVENAEYINRKMDYRYGNVTTRILFNSIEPHHETPRDCGECCILLFSLCPAFAVLSSLLSSLLVYHLCRKKAKDLQADQRRPETSPHQDEDVCYAALEIRQASQRPKKKKTQSSDFSTYSAINTSRV